The window TTCTATGATTCCATATTGAACTTATTGTTTAGTTGACAATGCTTCTAAAATACGCTTTAATCCCTGTAAATAATGTCGTATGTGTCACCAAGTAGACAAATACGATAACAACCACAGAGATTATTAATATAATCATTAAAAAATTTAAGAAATCCGTTTTTTCGGACCCAGCATTCAACGCAGCTTTTTTGAGCAGAATGGGCTTATGCTGTTTAATGAGTTTTTTTTTTCGTATGTAGGAAAAAAAACTTTTTTTCTCTTCCTTAATCTGTGGTAGTACATGGCTAAGTAATACTTCATAAACCTCACTGGCATGGTCATTTTCCTCAAAAGGCTGTGGGTTATATGCCCCTTGATAGCAACTTAAATGCTCCATACTCTTATTCACAAACTTAAAGGTCTCATGATCGCAAAAATTAAATAAATATTTATGGGAACTGTTTTTATCCTCTGCTTTTAGCAATGCATCAAGAGCTATTAACTCCCAATCTTTTACACCGCATACAATGATTCTTTCCTGAGCCCGTCTAAACTCAGGTATATCACAGGTGGCATAAGGTCCCATGTCCAAAATGACATAACTATAATCACCCAATATAAGGTCCGATACAGATGTGGTGGGATCAAATGGATAGAAATCCATACCTGCTAACGAAAACAATCGCTTCTTTCGCTCTACATTGTTATATGCTTTCTCAATAGCTGTAAAAGCATCACTATGATCCATTTCAACAATGGCCACACCATGTTTTTTTCGAAGTAAAAATTTTCCTATGGACAAGGCTGTATGTGTGGTGCCAATTCGGCTCATCACACCTGCTACGGCAATGACCACAGTACCCACAATCTTATCTTTTTCCACTGTAATAACATCGGTGGTTTTCTTGCCAAATCGCCCTTCACCTGTGTTAATAAAGTCTTTTTCTTGCTGTCTTTTTCCTGCTACTTCTTTGTCCCATTTGATGGCTTTTGCATAGGTGGATGGACTCTCATAGAGTTCTATAAGCGCTGATAAGATGTGGCTTCCTGCATAATCATCTTGACCGATGATATCGTAGATACCCATGGATATGAGATCATTCATGGTATCATGACCAGACAAACTATAAGGAGCAATGATCATAAAGCGCAAATTATCCTTCACAGCATCTAATTTTCGAATAAATGCAGGTACTTTTCTATGATCTTCAACACTGGCCATATCAAGAATAATCAAATGCACGTCCATGGACTTCAGCATCTCTTGTTCTTCAAGGATATCAATATCCCGATCAACCTTTTTATAGATAATTTCTTGACGTAATGTACCCATTGCCTTATCAATATCTTCCAAATACTTTGGTCCTGAAATAACAGCAACCATTTCCCTCACCCCTTTCCTACTTATGAGCCCTTTGGCATGCAAGAAATCCTTGTTTAAACATGCATTTAGCCCATAAAATTTGTCTGAATTCAGGAACTTTCCTATTTTTGTGTAGTTTTGAAGAATTAATGGGGTTATTTTAACATAATATATTTTTTTTGTAAACCAAATATGCATTTCAATTTCAAATTACAACTTTCTGTAAACATATAACTCTTAGTACATTATGATTTTTTTCAACATTTTGCTCATTTATCTCTACCAAATTCTATTATTTATATTCATTTTAAATAAAAAAAATAAATTCTTCAACAAAATAAGACAAATAGTTTATATACTATTAACTATACACGTGTTTTTGTAACAATATTCAAATATACCTTAGGCAAAAGGGAGTGTTATCATGTTTACAAGAAAGCAAACGGAAATGAAAGGCATTATATCCCAAGAAATCAAGAGAGTTATTGAGGAGGAGGACAAGATGGAAAAGAATCAAGCAAGGCGGTACTATCGACATAACATATCATTTGACAAATTGGAGGAACAACATATCTACAAGCCACATTTATCACATACAAAGGAGGACTTAGTGGATGCTATATTCGACTTTTCAGAAGCTATCGAAAATAAAAATTTATATCATTCTCTAAAACAGCTTAAAGAAATTGATAAAAAAATCATCAAGATGCGGTATGTAGAACAGCTTAGTTTCAAAGAAATTGCAGAACAATTAGCCATGAAAGAGGATACTGTCGGCAAAAGACATAGAAGAGCATTAGATAAGCTTAAGAAAAGTATGTTTTAAACAAAAAAATATAAAAAGTTTAAATTTTTTTAATAAAATGTCCGATTTCGTCATTTTTCAAGGCTATATAATAAGGGGAATTATTTGCCTTTTAGTAAGCTATGTCATTTTTTCTGAACATTGACAATCTAATAAACGTATAATTTGGGTACGTTCCTCTTTTGTAAAGCGCCTTAAGCAATACGCCACGACGGCATGTCCCGAGCGATATTTATTGCTTATATATTATCTTTGGTTAAGATAAATCGCCATGACCCAAAAGGGGGATAATGATACTTCCACCTCGTCTTAACACATCGTAAAGAAGGTGGCTCGCTTTGAAAAGGGAGAGGTAACAAACCTATGTTGTCTACAACCATAGACAGCCTAAATTATGCAATTCATTTTTAAACATTGATTGGCACCATTTTTTATTCGGGGGGGAATAAATAATGTGATGGATCTTGAATCAGCTAATAAAGGTGGACCCCATATATACCTTGTATTAAAACCATGACTCTCCAAGGTATGTAAGCATGCAAAAGATCCTTATGCTAGGAGTTGTTAAGCATTGACAATGAAACGATTACTCTATTTTTTAGCTCTATTACTAATATTATCTGGATGTAAAACGACAACACAAGAAAACACCCCACCTGTTGTTATTATGAGGGAAGCTATACATATGGATAATCACTATCAACTGTATACCGATGGGGAAAGTGTTTTCTTAAAAGATGTTAAGGAAGATTCAACCATAACCTTAAGAAAATGTTATGAAACAATCAAAGAAAGATTAACGTTACCAACCATTAACTCTGAAGCACCACCACCTGAATCGGATATAACCACATACCTTGAAGAGGCTACACCTTTTACGTATGATGCAACACTTGAAACCTCTACTATGTATCTACAGCATCTGAAGGAATCAGGTTGGGTTATATTCGCTCAATATGCAAATTATTTATACCTGGATATGTATCTCAAAAAAGATGATATATATATGCGGGTTATTGTTCTAGATGAAAAAATTAAGATTTTCAAGAACATATCTGGTGAAGTACCCGACCCATTGTCCTATGTCAATGAGCGTGCTTCCAAGAAAAAGTGATACATACGATATCAAAGTGTAGTGGATAGACATGTAACGTCACAACGATAATGATATAGATCCCCTCTTATCCCGTTATCCTTATAGGCTCCCATACAATTGTTATATCCCAACAGTTTATGCTAGCCATCCTACATGCCCTCCACTGCATTTTGTATATAAAGTTTAAACATTAACCGTTCTAGCCAACTGGACACGGGTAACAGAGAACACAATGATGAATACGTATTAAAGGAGATCTTAAACATGCGAAATTGGATGAAGTATCTCATAGTTACGCTCATTGTAGCATTGTTAACAAATGGTGGCCAGTTTTATCTCTGGAATCAATATATTGCTCAAGTGAAAGTAGGCTATGAGACTGAAATAGAGGTCCTAAATGCTACCATACAAGATATAGGAACTCTTGTAGATGTCTATTCTGTAAGAGCAGCAACTTTTCCTGGACAAGAAGTAAAACAAGAAGATTTGATGCTTGTCCAAACACCCGAATCACTCATTAATGATTCTTATGTATTAGAACCCCAGCAGGTAATGGATAAATTTTATAAGATTGCCATATCACCTGGGACACCTTTAACAGATGACATGTTTATGAGTGAAGCACTAGATGATACAACACGTGAAACAGACCTTATTGCCGATTCTTGGTCAGTAGGTCTGAAAAAAGGTGACTATGTGGACCTTGAAATTACGTATCCATATGGTGACAAATATGTTGTTCTCTCTCACATACGGGTTGAGAATGTCAATGCCAATACCATCAAAACCTATTTAACAGGCTCACAAAGACATATCTACAATGGTGCTTTGGTGGATTATTTTTTACACGTTGACAACGGTGCTTCTCTTAACTTAGTCAAATATACAGAGCCTGGTATACAAGAACCTTCCAAGGTTACTTACTCTGTTACAGACAATATTTTATCTGTTATTACCGAAGACCCTAATGTCATGGAAAAAATAAATACAACCCTTAATCAGGAAAAGCGTACCATGATTACCAACAGTTTATCCACCATTAGTGATGAAGATGCCTCTGCTTTATCAAGTGGTCGTAGAGGCACACTTAGTGATATCACTGGTGCTGAAAAAGAGCATACCCAAATGGTGAATGAACTGGAAGAAACCCGTCAAAAAGAGTTAGAAAAACAACAACGAGAAGCCGCAGCCAATCAGCAAAGCAATAACAGCAATCTCAGTATACAGGAAGGAGTGGTTAACTAGTGAGAATAGGTGTTTTAGGTTTTACCGATAAAAGACCTATCCTCTATCCACTTATGAAGCTTCTACAGTACACAGGCGATGTGGTGGTCATAACAGATGACCGCCGATTCAAAAGACTGTTAGAAGATTACACTTCACCAGGCCATCTTGGAAACATCATGATATGTGTCACAGATGCAACACCTGATGAGGTGTGGGAAGAGATAGATCATCGTGAGAATGACTTCGACCATGTCATCTATGATCTTCGTGATACCTTACATGAAGATATCGATATGTACATCCATGTAAAAGGGTCTGATTATGAAGATGGTGAAAAAGATTTTCTAGAATGTGTGGATGCATATACACCCATTAAGCTTATGTATGATGGTAAGCCAGACCGTACAAAAGAAACCATGAACATACCCATCACGCTTAAGCTCCTATCAACCCTGGAAATTTTAGAAAACAAAAAAGTATTACTACCGCTACCCAGTCCCAAAGTCAATAAAGCTATTGCAAAGTTGATTGCAACTCATCTCTCCCTGAAAATGAGTGATGCCCTAAAATTACTAAGAAAGGGGTGGCAATCATGAAAGTTGCTATTTATTCACCTGTTCGCCGTCAAGGTTGTTCCACTGTCAGTATTTTATTAGGGGCCGCTCTAGCACATGTGGTCGGTATGAAGGTATGTTTAACGTATACAGGTATTGAATCAGATACTTATAACATCGCCCTTGGGTTAAATCACATTGAAGATCGCACAAAATCACTGA is drawn from Vallitalea pronyensis and contains these coding sequences:
- a CDS encoding RNA polymerase sigma factor — protein: MFTRKQTEMKGIISQEIKRVIEEEDKMEKNQARRYYRHNISFDKLEEQHIYKPHLSHTKEDLVDAIFDFSEAIENKNLYHSLKQLKEIDKKIIKMRYVEQLSFKEIAEQLAMKEDTVGKRHRRALDKLKKSMF
- a CDS encoding CpaB family protein, whose product is MRNWMKYLIVTLIVALLTNGGQFYLWNQYIAQVKVGYETEIEVLNATIQDIGTLVDVYSVRAATFPGQEVKQEDLMLVQTPESLINDSYVLEPQQVMDKFYKIAISPGTPLTDDMFMSEALDDTTRETDLIADSWSVGLKKGDYVDLEITYPYGDKYVVLSHIRVENVNANTIKTYLTGSQRHIYNGALVDYFLHVDNGASLNLVKYTEPGIQEPSKVTYSVTDNILSVITEDPNVMEKINTTLNQEKRTMITNSLSTISDEDASALSSGRRGTLSDITGAEKEHTQMVNELEETRQKELEKQQREAAANQQSNNSNLSIQEGVVN